The genomic stretch tgtttttccagtaCTTTGTCTTTCAAAGATTTAATAATGGATTTGATCTGTGTCTTGCGGGCATCCGTAGCTTCTTGCAAAAGCATCTTGACATGATTATCATGAAGTGTCATGGCACAAGCGCTACAAATGGCGACTTTACAGTCCTTGCAAAAGAGCTCCAACTCTTTGTTTTCATGGTGTTTCTTCTGACAAAATGCTGGTCGCTCTAAAACAGCCTTGATGTCTTCATCTTGAAAATCTTTCAGCGCTAACGTTCTGTGATCTTTATTTTCTCGCATTATGTTATGTCCTACAATACATTCTTCACACCAGAAGGAACAACACAGGAAACAATACGAGGTCTGGGAGCTCCGTTTCTCGCAGTTTCTGCATTTGACGTTGACTGTACTGCACTCTTTTATTGCCAAGACATCTAGCAGGCTGTTTATTCGAAAATTGGTGGGAAGTTCGCTGGGATTTCCACTTCCAGAAATCTGAAACTGTCTCCTACACTCGGGGCATGTAATTTTTCCATGGACGCCGCTCGTTCGTTGAATTCCGTTCAGGCAATGAAGACAGAAACTGTGCAAACAAGGCAACTGCTTTGGATCAGTGAATGTACACATGCACACAGAGCACGATACTTCATCATGAAGATTGTTGAGCAAGGTCTTGAGATCCATGGAAAAGGTCGGAAACAAggttactttttaaaaagtttggccTAGTTGTTGACGAACAAGGGAATGGCTTTGCCAATGAACAATGAAGTCTTGTCTTGTGACCCAGACTAAACCGGCTCTGTATTATTAACCAATGAAATAGAGTTTCTTGACATGTTTTGATGGTTTGACGGAGGAATAAAAAACTTCCTGTATTTCCGAGAATTGTTAATCAGCTTTGTAGTATAGCCAATAGGTATTGAACCTGCTGTCAAGTCAAGGGTTTCCGCGCGTGGTCGTCGTCAAGAAAGTCGAAGCGAGGCTGTTCCAGAAAGGTTCACCGCAGAACGAAAGCTTCTTTTATTTACTTAACTTGTCATTTTAGAATAGAAAAAGCCACTCACTGTTAGATGCTTTTCAGTTCTTCAATAAAACCTGCGGAAAAAGTAACATTAATTTgatgaaaaaagagaagaagggTAATGACAAAGCTAAGCAAGGGTTCGaatccagtttttttttaatacagctAGGAATTTGATTCACGGCGAGCTCAGCGTCCTCCCCAGGCACTTCGTTTTTCCCACGGTTTCTCATAGAAGCGagagcgaaacgcgagtgactggtgacgaAGCGCAAGGGACCAGCGGCGAGCTACTTTATCAGGTGACACATGGCCTACAATAAACGCAGGCGCATCATTTTCGAACAAGCGAGCCACGCAAAGTGTGTAGCTGCCTGTGTGTGATTGTGAAAGCAAACTAACAGCTCATAAAAACTCTGGAAATATTAATTGGTCTCCTACCATTACTCTCTAAAAGGCAGACGCCTCTGTAGAGTAACAGTTATAAACGGTTCCAACGATCATCTCAAAGAGTTGAGCGTAACACTATTAAACAGAGCGAATTCTAGTACGCGCTCCCAGAAAACACCTGCAGTGAGCTGATGTGGTCATTTGGAATTCACGCGTGAGGAgccttagtctgctacacagccgtttttagtgtcgtcacgtaacgaggaggagcgttgcgtgacgactctaaaaacggctgtgtagcagactaattgAACTCTGGGACAGTTTTAAAGAGAACACCGTTTTTATTGGCTATCGCAAGAGGCTCGCAAGGATGCCATCACTTGTGTGAGTGGGTGATGTACTAAACTCTGCTCCTGTTATCTCCTTGGCTTTCtacagaaacaaaaatataagtCAGAATGTACTTTTCCGTCGGACGACAGGGCTTTCCAATGACTAAGCCGTCTTGCAAGGGAATTTTTGCGGCCAGCGACCTCGATACTCGCGGTAAGGACAATGGAACTCGCGCGCGAACTTATCATAATAAGACCAAAATAAGACCAAGATCATAAGTGACGGCAATTTTCTCTCCGACATAGTCGCAAATTTCTTATTTAGGACTAGTTGTGGCCAGTGACGTTCTGTAACTCATTACAGCTCGTCTCTAACTATTGGTATTGTAAGCGACGACCGATCAGACCCTCTATATGACCTATatgaataccttcaaaaaagaTAGAGGAGTAGACGTGAATGAGTTAAGATGAAACGATAGCCTGACAAGTAATCATGCTCAAGGATACCACAGGGTTAACCTGTGTGGAGAACATAAGAAGGGGACGGGTAGGGAGAAGGGGAGGGGATTAAAAAGACTCCTGCAATCAGGAACCCTACATTGCTCGACAGATAAGATAAGGACAAGAGGAGAGGAGAGGGAAGGGTAGGGGAGATAACCTTATCTGCTCCCATGTTCTTTTTCTCCCCTCCGCTTCATGCACTTGCTACGCAGGTTACACTTGCGTACAGCCTGTAGTACATGCCCTGAACTGAAGTGTTTATAGTAGATTTAATAGATATCTACCTTTATagaataactaagatagtacgcgcgttctgattggttaaaaacccatggtttattgtgccggtaaactcaaaAAACGTAAaggtattttataaaagcaatggaccacactttctatgggtttacgggcgtgataacccacgcgggatgttgggaaaacactcgaaaagcttgtaaatcacgagcggAGGGGATTACCACGCCGGTAAGCTCAtaaaaagtgtggtctattgcttaataaaactctttgtcgtcCGCTTTGGAAGTTTTGGGTGATTGGGTCCATATGGACCCATGCATATTATTCTCCCTGGACCCCTTAGGCTTTCAATTCTAGCTATTATGTTGGTAATTAGCAATATCGGCGAGGATAGAGCACATGTCCACGTGTACATCATttagcaaattttgaccaatctcAAAGCACCTGACGGCTCAAATTGATTAAGGCTTGGTTCTTTACAAATTCCTCAGAATTTTGAAAGGGGGTGGTCAAatgtaactttttttcttttagatatcgtaaaattccgaaaataagcccctccatgtataagccccttcaaatataagccccttaGTCCggcgcaaaaaaccctccgttaaatcgcgtCTTCTAacataagccccccgggggcttgtactaggaaaattaccctcaaatacaaagtaaaacaaagcaaaaatggtaaatttactccGTAGGtgagcccctccaaaaataacctcctcaaaaagggcctttgaaaaatataagccccggggcttagtttcggaattttacggtatcccaAGTCTAATAAATTAAGGCTAATCATAACTAAGAAATCTTCAAAGTtcatttgaaaaattgtttataactgcatcacgtgaccagccacgccctGTTTTAGCTAGAAAGCAAACGGTTTTGCTTTTGTAGGTCCAATCAGTGGCTACCGATAGTCTTCTTGTAAAAAAGATTGGAATGAGACGAAAGTGTCCGTATAAAAGGGGTTGAATTAAGAGAAAACTGTGTAAGGGCTTTGacaaaaatccacttttcatcataaaacaaccaaatctggccATTtaattagcctgaatttcatctgattacttcgagtcgttattactccctcagtaacgacGTTGTTCAATGTTGAGAGTAGAAAACGACTCGAaccaatcggatgaatttcaggctagccatttaatgtaaaatcaggtgaaaaaatcGGCAAAAGATGATTTTTCGGTTTTTTAATTAATAAGGGATTTGATTGTACTGTTGTCTTGTCCTACAAACTGCTCAGTAGACCTTTACGCGGCTCGGATGATCACTGGACATATAATGATGGTCCATTCTCCGAGAATTGAAGAGGcgtaaaaatagtatcttcaatTAGTACAAGCGTGCTAAATACATTATTTTACACTTGAATGACGTACGTTTAACGTTAACACTTGACGATCTCACTAACAAcgaaaaatttgaacaaaagaaaaacattcttCATATTTGATTATCCTTTAATGCATTTTCAACAAAACGTTGTACGGTTCGGCAAAGATATATGTTATAATTTAACGGACCTGAAGATCCTGATGAGAAAAAATGGTACTTGAGCTGAGGGCGCGGGAAAAATACTTCCAAAAATACACTAGCTAACAACTAACAACTGctggaaagaaaatgaaaaggtgtacaacataaaaaacaattttgataCCAAAAAAATGAACAACCTTATTAACCTACAACGGCAATTAAATGAGACTACAATACATTTGAAAAAggattacaaaatatatttacaagttGAATGTCATTTCAGCTATTATTACAGCCACGATTTTATAATTTGTTGTTACATTCACAGAAAAGACAAACTACATGTGAGAACAACCTAATGCCCCCCGACAACTAGAAAAGGTCAACAGTGACAAATAACCCACAAAATGATTTTGTTCGAAAAGTTATGGTTTCTTTTCCTAGATAAAGAAGCCAATTTGAAAGTTTCAACAATAATATCACTGGAAAGATCATATTATAACTGGTCAAAAACCTGGATTCGGTTGTTCTCCTTCTCACACACAACTATCCTTCCATCACTAAGATTTGCTGTAGACACTGGACACTTAAACTCTCCTCTCTCACTACCTTCACTTCCAAACTTTGTAACAAACTTTCCACTCAGATCAAGTACCTGAACTCTGTGATTCTTTTCATCACAGACCATAAGCAATCCTTCTTTGTTAACTGACAAGTAACGGGGCTCATTGAATTCTCCATTTTCGATTCCCTGTTTTCCAAATTTAGAAATAAACTTTCCCTCCAGATTAAACATTTTAATGGAATAATTACCACGATCTGAGACTATAAAATATTGACCGTGTTGGATACAGTAATAGGGATTGACCAAAGAACCTCCTCCATCAAATTTACGTGAATACTTCCCATTAGAAGAGAATATCTTGATTAATTTGTTACCTTTATCAGCAACAATAATTTCACCGTcgccgtttattgataaacctgCAGGGGATCCAAGCTGATTATCACGTTTTCCTTGTTTACCAAACATACTAAGAAACTTGCCATTCCGATCAAAGACTTGCACCCTGTGGTTATAACAGTCTGCCACTACAATATTGCCATGACTATCAAAAGCGATCCCTGTAGGGAACTGGAACTCACCATTATTCTGACCCTTCCTTCCAAAGGATCTTAAGTGGGTACCGTCACTACTTAACACTGAAACCCTGTGGTTACCGAGCTCAGTCACAGCAATTTCATCCTGATCATTCACTGCCACCCCATAGGGCAAGTTAAGCATTTCAACAGACTTACCTTTTTGTCCAAATGACATCACAGATCTGAAGCGCCTGGTTTGTACCTGAGCCTTAAAAGGACTTTCACAAAAATTTGTCCCTTTATTCCCTGCAACTACTTTATTACTTTCTTTACCTTTAGTTCCTGATTGTTCCGCTTTAGTTTCGCTAAAAACAAATTCTACTTTACCTATCCCCTCGCTCATGCTCAGCAGGTTAAttagtttttcacttttagtgAAACTAAACCGAGGAATACATTTAGTGTCGCGGTTTTCTTTGGTGCCCTGTTCCTTCAGGATTGAATCAAATGTTTCACTGAATCCCTTGATTTCAGAACTAAAACCTCGTTTTAACAGAGTTTCAGTTTGTTCAATTGCTGATTCAATTAATTTCACTTGTTTTTCCACTTCGCCTTTTTTCTGTAAGAGAGATTCCAGTGATTTTGTCGCTTGATTATCAATCACATTAAAAACATCTTGTTTTTTCGCTTCGATGATTGCAATAATTTGGTCTACACAAGACTGCACTTGGCTTTTTACCTCGGCTACTTTCGATTGAAATGCGATGCTTTTTTGGTTGAATTGTTCgacttccttttgtttttccagtactttgtcttttaaagattttattaTGGAGCTAATCTGTGTTTTGCCCTCATCAGTAGCTTCTTGCAAAGGCATCTTACTATGACCTTCATGAAGTGTTACAGCACAAGTGCTACAAATGGCGACTTTACAGCCCTTGCAAAAGAATTTCAGCTCTTCTTTTTCATGGTGTTTCTTCTGACAAAATGCTGGTCGCTCTAATACGGCCTTGATGTCTTGATCTTGAAAATCTTTTAGTGCTAGCGTTCTGTGTTCGTTGTTAGCACGCATTATGTCATGTCCTAAAATGCATTTCTCGCACCAGAAGGAACAACACTGGAAGCAATACGAGGTCTGGGAACTCCTTTTATCGCAGTTTCCACACTTCACGTTAGCTGTACTACACTCTTTTATTGCCAAGACATCTAACAGGCTGTTTATTCGAAAATTTGTGGGAAGTTCGCTGGGATTTCCACTTCCAGAAATCTGAAACTGTCTTCTGCACTCGGGGCATGTAATTTTGCCATGGACGCCGCTCGTTCGTTGAACTTCGTTCAAGCAGTGAAGACAGAAATTGTGCAAACAAGGCAACTGCTTTGGATCAGTGAATGTACACATACACACGGAACAGGATAATTCATCATGAAGATTGTCGAGCAAGGTCTTTATATCCATGGAAAAGGTCGGAAGCAAGGTtacttttctaaaattttggcCTCTAGTTGTTGGCGATCAAGAAGCTTCAAGAGAATGGCTTTGCGAATGAACAATGAAGTCTTGTTTTGTGACCCAGACTAAACACTGTATTATTAACCAATCAAATAGAGTTTCTTGACATGTTTTGGTGGTTTGACCGAAGAATAAAAATCATCAACTGTATTTCCGAGAAGTGTTAATAAGCTCCTTGAAGCATGGATAAATTGCCGGCAAGCATTTCCGTGCGAGGTGGTCAAGAAAGTCGAAAGTAGGAATGAAGGAGCTTTAGGTACATTAATTAATCAACCTTCGGCCATCTCTGATATATACAGTCCAACAAAATGCTCCAGAAAAAATGGCAGTTGCAGAAAATTTTTACCATTAAAATCTTTAGTTTCTGTGGGCCTTTGGGCCATGCCAGCTTAGACTTCCAACCACAGAGGGGTTGAAGGTGCAGTGAAGTATAACAGGGACTGTTTTTCCTTAAGACCAAGGTGTGTTAACTTATAGAGTATAATTCAGCGTGCAGGTACCTTGAAGGTCATGTTAAGATGCCTTTGCAATTAAGAAACTACCAACGCACGCAAAAAAAAGATCAGCTCCGTGATAAAATCTTTGAAAGACAAAGtactggaaaaacaaaaggaagtcGAACAATTCAACCAAAAAACAATTTCAATCCAAAGACCGAGATAAAATGCCAAGTGCAGTCTTGTGTAGACAAAATTATTGTGATCATCGAAGCGAGAAAACAAGACGTTTTTGATGCAGTCGATAATCAAGCGACAAAATCATTGGAATCTCTCTCACAGAAAAAAGACGAAGTAGAAAAACTGAAACTCTGTTGAAACGAAGTTTATTACTGAAATCCTTGGATTTAGTGAAACATTGGATTCAATCCTGCAGGAACAGGGCACCCAAGGAAACCGTGACACTGAATGTATTCTTCGGTTTAGTTTcactaaaagtgaaaaactgattaaCCTTCTGTACATGAGCGAGGGGATAGGTAATGTAGAATTTGTTTTTAGCGAAACTAAAGTGCAACAATCAGCATCTGAATTGTCCGTAGTTGTCATTTTTCACGGACACCTCAGTGAAGTGCTCTCtttcaaatgaatttttttttgcacaaatttaAATTAGTACTATTATGGTACGAGTCAAGAATTGAGATGTTTTATTCTCATTTGTTTTTATCAAGTGCGTGCAGGGCCGGCTGCAACGGAGACTAAAACAGACTGATCGTACATGTTTTGATCAGCGTGCTTTCATTGTTAAACGTATAACTTTTTTTacttgcttttgtttgttttgtttactttatTAACTTTTCTAATTTCTTGTGAGTTTAAACACGCTTGTATTTTGGGTTTCTTCCCTCTACcttctttgtaattttttttgtttttccgtttttccgtttttctttctttctttttagtctcatttctttttttgcaatttgtctTCTCGTTTCTCGATCGGTCCAATAAAGGCCTACAACTAGAAGTAATCATAGATTAATGAGTGCGTTCGAATTTTCTTAGCTCCAGATTAGCTTTTTTGTGTCGTCAAGCATTATTTCAAATCATGGAAGAGATTATGAATTAAAACGTAAACATTCTTTTCTTAAGAGATGCTCTTCGCGTATACAGCTTCAAAATATCTCACTCATTAACTCTTTACTCCTGTCTTATTCTCCCTCAAGCATGGtcgataaaaatgtaaaatagatCGTAAAAAGTTCTAtgttgttaaaaagataaacatGTCACTACAAACTTCGAAAAAATGGTAGCCTCGAAGGTTACAAAGTCCTGGCTTCTTGCGTGACAcaacttgaaatgaaaacaatgatcatAGCAGCGACGGGAACATATTAGCTTTTTGCTAGATTACTGATGTCAGAGAACAGGACAGAATCTTTTGCAATTGTGCAAACTTTTCATCTCGTGATTATTTTAAGTTCATGTACGTCAGTTTAACATATTTAAAACTTAAGCTTGCTTCAGCGAGCGAGATACTTACCATGCAAGATGGCCCGCGTAGATATATCAGACGTGAATGAAGCATTACAGTTGTAACAACAGCTTACTTTATCTCAGAATATATTTCGTGCGTAAAGAGGTTAAACTAGAAATATATAAATAGACTCAAACGCACGGGTAAACTTCTCACGGCACAAATGTTACCTGGTCTTTATTTGTGTGTTTCTACGAAGTTCCAGCTCGATTTGAACGGCATTGACCGAAAAAGGTGTAGCAGAATCATCAGTTCAGCGATAAAACCCGCTTAGAAAACAACTCCACAGTTCATTCTTTAGCCGAACTCAAATATTCCCGTGTAATCATCTTGCTTGTTGACCTTGATGGAACTAGTGATGCACGTGATTGCCATATGACAATTGATTATGACGTAAAAAATAGTTGTGTGCGCATGTCCACCAGCTGAGCCCGCAATTTCTTTGGCCGGCTATTGGGCTTAAAATTCGTGCGCGCgcttaataattattcaaaatggcgcagaTTTTGAACATCGCCCGTCCAAGTAACCAAAAATCTCGAATCTTCACGCCTGGCATGCACAGGTATCCCATCGACCACAGGATCCCCAAAGATTACGAAGCGTTCtcctaacgtcgaacgcaaAGACTTGTAAATAAGATCCCGGCTCTTCGCAGCCTtttattttaacacaaaaagTAAAAGTGCGCAAATTAGTTTTCATCTCCTTACCCTATTGTTGCCTACAATATGTGTTGCACTGGTCTTTTCAAATCTTTCGCCAAATCTCCGTCATAACTAAAATCCAGTCATGTTAAGAATGGTTAAAAATTGTCCTGTTTTATAGATCAAAGCTTATGATAGTATAGCGAAGCAGCtaaaaagcgcgggaaaaattgcaaaagCGGTGGTAAATATGCTGCGTTTCTTTGCAGTTCTGAATTCACATTCAAGGTAAATAGTGGATGAAAACTGGTTATCATTAGAAACGGCAAACCGAAGGCGAATTTACCGTGGTAGCTGTACCATGGTTTGGTACAGAAACATGGTACATTTTGTATTCAGCTGGCCAAGTTTCAAGAGAGAATTTCTCTCCGTTCAAATACCTCCCTAAAGAAACACTGATTCATAATGTAAAGCTGATTCCTATTTGGAAAAAATCCGCTGAATTCAAGCTGAGTGCGGATTCAAAACATTGTGAATCCTATTTTGGTATACGAAACACAGAAACGTGTGGTTTCGTACGCTGTCGACTAAAGCGATACACGTTTTCCTAGCTCAGTTTTTATTAAATTAGACAAAAAGGTATTTCAAAGGATACGCAATAACATATCTTTTGAGTTTCGCGTGATCAAGTTCAAGCTCTTTCGAGAGAAAAATTGTCAGCTTATAAAAGATGTGTTTCAAGCGCTGTAAAAAAAATGGATGTCAAAATACATTCTTTGCATTACAGGAACTTTAGGTTATGATGCACAGTAATTCCATTGTTAAGGAACTGATGTTCCTATTTAAGCATTTTATCTGATGGAAGGAGGTGTTTTTGTTAAAGTTGTTTAAGTGCATTTCAATGTCAATTCGCTACGTTTTATTCAAGTATAACACCCTATTTAAACTCGAAAGTgtttaaaattctcattttggaGTGAAGAAACTTTCTTTATAAACCTGATAGTAGTTGATAATTATCCGGTAATTAAGCTTGAaccgaggatcagaatcaaatccgaacaaccagttggtaaataaaccatcccggatcagccCACACAAAGTTTCACTGtcttgattaatacagtctatcatttattagtgagaAATAATTAGGGGAAGGAAGGGTGGGCTTAATAGAGATGGGGGCAGATTATTAACTTTCATCCCCTGAAAAGAATGAGCTTACTAGAGTGAgagggcttattagagagggggaaCTCAAGAGAGGATTTGGGGTAACATAAGATAAGGACATGCAAGAGGAGAGGAGAAGAGAGAACAGTTATCTGCTCTCGTGTCcttcttctcccctccccttcatgcgcttgctacgcaggctacacttGCATAGAGCTTGTAGTTCATGCACTAAACTGAAGCCTTTATGGTAGATTTAACAGATATCTACCTTAATTAAACGAAAAGATTAACTCAGCCTGTAGAGCGTTTGACTGCAGGAGCAGGAAGTCACGGAACCAGACCAATACtgagggtcttaaaataacaaagGAACTGAGTCAAACCCCGTTACTACAGACACTGagtggggtggggagggggggcatAGAAAGTGTCCTTATTGAGGGGGTTGaatcaagagaaaatgtaagggcctTTTTCCCCAGGGGCAAAcatgaggtgtctgtattacgCGGGTGTCAATAAAAGGTGTTCGCTGTGCAGTCTTGTCCTGCAAACTGCTCAGAAGACCTACACGTGATTCGGACGATCATTGGACATAGAAATGATGGTCCATTCTCTGAGTAgtgacgtaaaaatagtgtcctcaattagaCTCGCGTGCTAAATACATTTACACTTGAATGAAGTAAACTGTTACGTTTAACTTCAACACATGACGGTCTCTTTGACAATGataaatttgaacaaaaaagacatTCTTTATATTTGAATATCCTTTAATGCTTTTTCAACAAATCGTAATACAGTTAAGTTAACATATGTTGTAACTAACAGACCTGAAGaaccttttgagaaaaaaattggtacTTGTGCTAGGGCTCGGGAATAATATCTCCAAAAATAAACTTGCTAACAACTATCAACTGctggaaagaaaatgaaagggtGTACaacgtaaaaaacaattttgactTCTCAAAAAAATTGAACACCTTATTAAACTACAATCGGCAATTAGATGAGAGTACAGTACATTTGaaaaaagattacaaaatatatttacaatttgaATGTCATTTCCGCTATTACCACAGCCAGGAGTTTATAATTTATTGTTACATTCACAGATAAGGGACATACTACTTGTGAGGGCAACCTaatgccccctcccccccccccccccccccccaggcaaCTAGAAAAGGTCAACAGTGACAAATACCTCAAGAGCTACTTTTTGTTTACGGTTTCTTATTCTGGATACCCAGTTTGAACTTTTCAACAATAATACCACCGGTTAGATCATAATTATATCTTGTCAAAAACCTGGATTCGGTTGTTGTTAAAATCACATACAACTATCCTTCCATCACTAAGATTTGCTGTTGACACTGGACACTTAAACTCTCCTCTCTCACTACCTTCACTTCCAAACTTTGTGACAAACTTTCCACTCAGTTCAAATACCTGCACTCTGTGATTTTTTGAATCACAGACCATTAGCAATCCTTCTTTGTTAACTGACAAGTAACGGGGCTCATTGAATTCTCCATCCTTGTTTCCCTGTTTTCcaaatttagaaataaattTTCCCTCAAGATTAAACATTTTAATAGAATGATCACCACCGTCTGAGGCTATAAAATATTGACCGTGTTGGATACAGTGATAGGGAGCGACCAATGAACCTGCTCCACCAACCTTATGTAAATACTCCCCACTAGAAGAGAATATCTTGATTAATTTGTTACAGGTATCAGCAACAATAATATCACCGTtgccgtttattgataaaccttcAGGGTATTTAAGCTGACTATCACGACTTCCATATTTACCAAAACACACCAGAAGGAACAACACTGGAAACAATATAAGGTCTGGGCGCTTCGTTTCTCGCAGTTCCTGCATTTGACGTTGACTGTACTGCACTCTTTAATTGCCAAGACATCTAACAGGCTGTTTATTCGAAAATTGGTGGGAAGTTCGCTGGGATTTCCACTTCCAGAAATCTGAAACTGTCTCCTACACTCGGGACATGTAATTTTACCATGGACGCCGCTCGTTCGTTGAATTTCGTTCAGGCAGTGAAGACAGAAACTGTGGAAACAAGGCAACTGCTTTGGATCAGTGAATGCACACATGCACACAGAACAAGATACTTCATCATGAAGATTGTCCAGCAAGGTCTATATCCATGGAA from Porites lutea chromosome 1, jaPorLute2.1, whole genome shotgun sequence encodes the following:
- the LOC140934209 gene encoding uncharacterized protein yields the protein MDIKTLLDNLHDELSCSVCMCTFTDPKQLPCLHNFCLHCLNEVQRTSGVHGKITCPECRRQFQISGSGNPSELPTNFRINSLLDVLAIKECSTANVKCGNCDKRSSQTSYCFQCCSFWCEKCILGHDIMRANNEHRTLALKDFQDQDIKAVLERPAFCQKKHHEKEELKFFCKGCKVAICSTCAVTLHEGHSKMPLQEATDEGKTQISSIIKSLKDKVLEKQKEVEQFNQKSIAFQSKVAEVKSQVQSCVDQIIAIIEAKKQDVFNVIDNQATKSLESLLQKKGEVEKQVKLIESAIEQTETLLKRGFSSEIKGFSETFDSILKEQGTKENRDTKCIPRFSFTKSEKLINLLSMSEGIGKVEFVFSETKAEQSGTKGKESNKVVAGNKGTNFCESPFKAQVQTRRFRSVMSFGQKGKSVEMLNLPYGVAVNDQDEIAVTELGNHRVSVLSSDGTHLRSFGRKGQNNGEFQFPTGIAFDSHGNIVVADCYNHRVQVFDRNGKFLSMFGKQGKRDNQLGSPAGLSINGDGEIIVADKGNKLIKIFSSNGKYSRKFDGGGSLVNPYYCIQHGQYFIVSDRGNYSIKMFNLEGKFISKFGKQGIENGEFNEPRYLSVNKEGLLMVCDEKNHRVQVLDLSGKFVTKFGSEGSERGEFKCPVSTANLSDGRIVVCEKENNRIQVFDQL